In Rutidosis leptorrhynchoides isolate AG116_Rl617_1_P2 chromosome 6, CSIRO_AGI_Rlap_v1, whole genome shotgun sequence, the DNA window CGTAATAAAATAGAAGTCGGATGTATTTGTCTATCTAGGAGAAATAATTGACATTGAATATGAAAACGATTTTGAGGACAATGAATTAGTAGCTGAGCAGCCATTCAATTGTGATGCTGCTCTAGCAACAACCCTTGGTTTCTTCCTTatattaccattttgcccctcaatcACTTCATTATCATCCTCTATTGATAAAAGATCAACTACTATCATTTGAGTCTCCGGTGGCTCCTCCACAGCCACCCGCCCTTCCAACCACTTCACCACCTCCATCATACTCGGCCGCCGCCGTACCTTTTCTTGTATGCACCACAATGCCACGCGTACCAACTTTGTCACTTCTCTCTCATCAAGACCTGTTAATTTATTAAGTTGTCAGTTCAActctcaacaataataacaatatacaAATATACAATCCTACGAATGTTAAGTATTGTACACAAAAAATTAATATATACCTCCGAGATCCAAAAGCCGTTGATCCACCACCTCCATGATCCGACCCGCTTTCATTTTATCCATCACAATCTTTGGAAAATACTGAAATTTTCGCTTAGAATGGTTCGAGCCACCAGCGGTATCGATCACCGTAACGTTTCTCCTACCACCGATAAGTTCCAACAACACCATTCCGTAGCTAAAAACATCCGATTTCTCGGTTACTCCTAATTCTAACAACCATTCGGGCGCTAAATAACCTTTCGTCCCACGTAACGTGGTCAAAACTCGACTCTCATCTCTTGTCATCAGCTTCGATAATCCAAAATCGGACACGATAGCACGATGATTCTCATCAAGAAGAATATTCTCCGGTTTAACATCAAGATGAAGAACTCTCGATCGACAGTCATGATGTAAATAAGATAACGCTTTCGCAACATCTAATGCAACCGCATATCTCAAATCCCACGACAAACAGCCACCAGCGAGGAACCTTTTGTTCCTCGCTGAGGCTGGTCGTGAAAAAATCCAATTAGCTAAAGAACCATTCGGAATAAACTCGTAAATAAGAAACCGTAAATTATTATGAATACAATACCCAAAAAGACGAACAAGATTAACATGTTGAACACTAGCAATTGCTGCAATTTCAGATCTAAATTCTTTATCTCCTCTTTCTTCTTCACGTTGAATTCTTTTGACTGCAACTTGTGTCCCATCTTTCATTACTCCTTTAAAAACACTAGCGGAAGCTCCTTTTCCTATTAACGATTTCCAATTATCGGTAGCTTCTTCGAGTTCTTTGTATCGAAATTTAGTAGGAAGCCCGGCTATTTTACGTAGAAAGCTATATTCGATACGTAATTCTTTTccttcagaagccagtcgtgtttCCATAATTCGTCTTCTGTGGTTAAGATGTCTTCTGAtgaagtataatataatgacggctAAGATCGCAGCAATTGCGGCCCCAATGATGAAAAAGAACGGTTTCGAGAGATCGAGAATGACCCGGGCGATGATGATCACGGAGATTAGGATAAGGACCGATGAAACGGCGATGATGTTGGCTTTTTTGTCTTCCATTAATGAACCTTCATGTTATGGTTTGATTAGATCGTTGAATTTGATTACAGAAATGGGATGAAAGTGATAAAAGTTAAAGggatatttttatttgttgtagaAGAAAATAGTTATCATCTAGATGGAGTTAGATTTTGATCGTTTCTTTTTAATTGAAAATTTGAAAAATCTCTGTAGGTGTGTAATGTTTGACTCGCTTTTGGTTTGACTTTATCAAGTTGCTTTGTTGCTTTCCTTGTTTTGTTTATTGTGTGTGTGATTTATATTTATTGAAAAATGTTTGGACTTTGTTTCAGCAATATGTAAGTCCAATATGACATTATCTAGCACTCATTTTTGAATATTCTTTTATTAAttgtaatataataaaataaatatatgttatACAATATACAATATTTAAGTATAATAGAATGTTTAGAATtagaacataaaaataaaaatataagtataataatattaatataacttataaaattataatatatacataatataattatcACACACATACTTTTTCATTTTTATAGTGGTATCGTTTCAAAACCAGTTTGGAATTGGAGCGAGAACAAACATGACGTAAATAGGGTGAATTAGAAGCACTACTTAACATGCCATCGTCATTTTCTTTTGATTGCAGGAGCAATGACAAATGGCGATGATCCATGGCTCCGGATGGAATGTTCAAAGTCAAAATCTTAGCTACTGAATTCGATAATCAAATTCTTGCTTCAAACAGTTCGCGGCAAAGTACACTCCGAAACAACCTTGTGCCAAAAAATAGAAATTTTCGTGTGACGAGCTTTAAAGAAAAGATTACTCGTAAGGCTTGAACATGATAAAAGAGGTATCGACATTCATACTCTTCGATGCCAGCTTTGTGACGATGAATAGAAATCCGTGGATCGCTTACTCATTTTTTGTTAACATGCACTTGACGTATGGAATTAAGTCTTTAAATGGTGGGACATGGAAAACTTTACAAACTTCAGTATCCCTCCCTGAAATCTTTAGTGGCAATGGAATCAACATAATGTCGAGTTTCGGTAAGAAACTTCGGCAAACTTTGGAATGAATTTGTGTGTATCTCATTTGAAAAAACCGGAATAACATGGTGTTTCAAAGCAAAGTTCAAATGCCTCGGTAGCTTTAAATGAGATATAAGTCAAAACTTTCGAATGAATTTCTAATTGAGTAAGTGGAAGAAAACTCGATTGACACGTGGTTATCAAATCCAAGCGCATATCTCACTATAATGTAACGTGATTGATTACTGAGCTGCTGCCTCTACATCTCAGTCTACTTGTCAAATAAAATGTAACTCGTGTTGAGAGGACGGAGCTTGAAGATTAACACAAAGGGGGCCGAGTTAAACCAAGCTAaacatgtttcatatataaaaaagtaAAGCACTCATAAAGGTTAAAATTCATTAGATAACAAAAAAGTGCTACAACTCAGATTTTCGACTTTTTAAGAATTTAAACTAATCTATTAGAGACTCCGAATCAAACATTTGTGCAGTTTTCCAATTTCTTTTTCGATGTAACCACCGAGTTATGTCACTAGACTGTCTATTAAAAAATGGAGTTTTTTTTTCGATTGCAACTTTTTAGCACGTGCAAAAAAATTTAGTACATAGTTATTCTATTAGTAGTTCAAATAAATAATTGATACAAAAATCAATTCAAAGCATAATCTTGTACTGAGAAAATAATATaagaattttttaaaaaaaaatatattattaaatacaaGTAATACATAGGACTTAAAACTATGTATGACAAAATTAACAATACACTTGTGAATTAGATAAagataaatttaattaattaattaacactTGAATACATAAATTGATTGAAGACTGTAATAGAAAGAACACTTAACTTTGATGGGCTGCAGAAGACACGAAACTGAAGATGTATTTGTAACTTGATATTGAAAAAATCAATTC includes these proteins:
- the LOC139851465 gene encoding probable receptor-like protein kinase At5g20050 isoform X2: MEDKKANIIAVSSVLILISVIIIARVILDLSKPFFFIIGAAIAAILAVIILYFIRRHLNHRRRIMETRLASEGKELRIEYSFLRKIAGLPTKFRYKELEEATDNWKSLIGKGASASVFKGVMKDGTQVAVKRIQREEERGDKEFRSEIAAIASVQHVNLVRLFGYCIHNNLRFLIYEFIPNGSLANWIFSRPASARNKRFLAGGCLSWDLRYAVALDVAKALSYLHHDCRSRVLHLDVKPENILLDENHRAIVSDFGLSKLMTRDESRVLTTLRGTKGYLAPEWLLELGVTEKSDVFSYGMVLLELIGGRRNVTVIDTAGGSNHSKRKFQYFPKIVMDKMKAGRIMEVVDQRLLDLGGLDEREVTKLVRVALWCIQEKVRRRPSMMEVVKWLEGRVAVEEPPETQMIVVDLLSIEDDNEVIEGQNGNIRKKPRVVARAASQLNGCSATNSLSSKSFSYSMSIISPR
- the LOC139851465 gene encoding probable receptor-like protein kinase At5g20050 isoform X1; protein product: MDHRHLSLLLQSKENDDGMLSSLMEDKKANIIAVSSVLILISVIIIARVILDLSKPFFFIIGAAIAAILAVIILYFIRRHLNHRRRIMETRLASEGKELRIEYSFLRKIAGLPTKFRYKELEEATDNWKSLIGKGASASVFKGVMKDGTQVAVKRIQREEERGDKEFRSEIAAIASVQHVNLVRLFGYCIHNNLRFLIYEFIPNGSLANWIFSRPASARNKRFLAGGCLSWDLRYAVALDVAKALSYLHHDCRSRVLHLDVKPENILLDENHRAIVSDFGLSKLMTRDESRVLTTLRGTKGYLAPEWLLELGVTEKSDVFSYGMVLLELIGGRRNVTVIDTAGGSNHSKRKFQYFPKIVMDKMKAGRIMEVVDQRLLDLGGLDEREVTKLVRVALWCIQEKVRRRPSMMEVVKWLEGRVAVEEPPETQMIVVDLLSIEDDNEVIEGQNGNIRKKPRVVARAASQLNGCSATNSLSSKSFSYSMSIISPR